The Bacillaceae bacterium S4-13-56 region GAATGATGTCAGAGAGCTTTATACAATTTATTCTTATATTATGGCTCGGTAGCTTGCCAACTCCGTGAATAACCATCTGTGAAGGCATGCGAGAAGTGCGACATCATCGAATAGACATGCAACACGACGAGCACATAACATGAATGATGTCAGAGAGCTTTATACAATTTATTCTTATATTATGGCTCGGTAGCTCAGTCGGTAGAGCAACGGACTGAAAATCCGTGTGTCGGCGGTTCGATTCCGTCCCGAGCCACCATTTAAAAACAACAGGTATGGATACCTGTTATTTTTTTTATATAAAATTCTTTAAATAAAGTTTTAAAATCACAAAAGAAGGGAAAAATTCTTTTGTTGGATGTTAAGCATTATATTTGCAACTAGGTCAATGGTTTGGTAATCTTTGACTAAAGAGATTAGGTTATTCACATTTATGTAGTGGAAACCCAATTTCAAATTACATATTAAATTGAAGGAGGAATATGAAATGGCATTTGAACTTCCAGAATTACCTTATGCATATGACGCACTAGAACCTCATATTGACAAGGAGACAATGAATATTCACCACACAAAGCATCATAATACTTATGTAACAAAACTTAATGGTGCTTTAGAAGGACATGCTGATCTTCAAGAAAAGACTTTAGATGAATTACTTTCTAACCTAGATGCAATTCCTGAAAACATTCGTACAGCTGTTAGAAACAATGGTGGTGGACATGCGAACCACAGCTTGTTCTGGACAGTGTTATCTCCAAATGGTGGAGGAACTCCAAAAGGAGAATTAGCTTCTGAAATTGATGAGGCTTTTGGAAGCTTTGATAAGTTTAAAGAAGAGTTTGCCAATGCAGGAGCAACTCGTTTTGGTTCTGGATGGGCATGGTTAATCGTTGATAATGGTTCTTTAAAAGTAACCAGCACTCCAAACCAGGACACTCCAGTAATGGAAGGTAAAACTCCAATCCTTGGTTTAGACGTTTGGGAGCATGCTTATTACTTAAAGTATCAAAATAAGCGTCCAGACTACATTTCTGCATTTTGGAATCTTGTAAACTGGGATGAAGTAAGTAGAAGATACGAAGCTGCAAAATAAATAGCGAGTAAAAACAGGAGAGTATACATCTCCTGTTTTTTTTTAACAGATAGGAAAGTATAACACTTTCCTATCTGCATAAGTACAACTAAGGCATTCGCTACAAAGGCTTGGCGAATGCCAAGTTTTTCTAATCAGAATTTTTAAGTAGAAGTGAAAAATGGGGTTATTGTAGCATTCACTATACTGTGGATCTCACATCCTTACGTTGATGGTCAATTGGTTTGCGCTTTTGTTACTAAAACCAACTTTTGTTAATCTCGTTATAGAATAACTCCTTTTCTTTTGATAAAGATAAAAGTGAAAGGAAAAGGGGTTTTGTAATGAAGCATTTAAAAATAACGGAGAAAATAGATGTAAATAAAGATTTGCTTTTATTACTTTCCATTGGGGGATTATATTCTTTGGGAATTTTTCTTTCCAATACTTTTGTTAATATTTATTTGTGGAAGCAATCTGGTCAGTTTGTAGCAATAGCGCTTTATAATTTAGCTATTTACGTTCTACAACCCATAACCTTTATTCTTGCAGGAAAGTGGGCAAAAAAGATTGATCGAGTGATTGTGTTAAGGTTAGGGGTAATTTTTTTATCCCTATTTTTTTTAACTGTTTTACTTTCTGGAGAACATGCAGCAAGTTATAAATTGTTGCTTGGAGGACTTCTAGGAATAGGATATGGTTTTTATTGGTTAGCTTTTAATGTACTGACCTTTGAAATTACTGAACCAGATACACGTGATTTTTTTAATGGATTTCTAGGGTTACTTCAATCCTTCGCTGGAATGATTGGTCCAATTGTAGCAGGATTTTTGATTTCAAGAATGACTGGTAATACAGGGTATACTTTAGTCTTTGGGATTTCTTTTACTTTGTTCTTTTTATCAGTCATTACCAGTATGTTTTTGAATAGAAGACCAGCCAAAGGGAGTTTTTCCTTTCGTAGAATTATAAAGGAGAGGAGAAATAATAAAAACTGGAGAATGGTGACCAACGCCCATGTTTTACAGGGCTTAAGAGAAGGTACCTTTATGTTTATTATTGCCGTTTGGGTTTTCATCACGACTCAAAGTGAATTTGCTTTAGGGAAGTTCAATTTTACTTATTCAGCAATGGCCTTTGTTTTCTATTTTTTAGTCACCCGATTTCTGAAACCAAGATATAGAAAAGGATCCATCTTTGCTGGAGGGCTTATGCTTTATTTAGCGCTAAGTCTGATACTTATCGAATTAAGTTTTGAAACATTATTAATTTATGCGGGACTTATAGGGATTGCAATTCCTATCTTTTTTGTTCCTTACCTATCACTGACTTATGATGTGATAGGTAAGTCATGGAAAGCGGCTGAAATGAGAATTGAATACATTGTTGTACGTGAGCTTTATTTAAATTTAGGTAGAGTTAGTTCGATATTATTGTTTATAACAGCTGTAACACTATTTCCGCCAGAAAGAATCATTCCTTATGTTTTGCTTACTGTAGGAGCTGGTCACTTTTTGACCTATTTCTTTATCAAACAGATCAATTTCACTTCTCCAAAACAAGAACAGGAAGAGGAGGCTTTTCCTTTTCAAGAGAGAATGCAGGAAAATGAAAATAGATAAATATTTAGGATAGAAGGTTATTGATACTCATTGTATAATAGGAGGGATAAGGCAGAGGGAGGAACAATTTATGGTAGAACAAAACAAAAACAAGAAAAAGAAAGCACAGCTTCCCTTTCGTTTAAATATCCTTTTCTTTGTGGTCTTTCTGTTATTCTCCATTTTAATTTTACAACTAGGCGTGGTACAAATCCTTTATGGACAAGAAGCGCAGGATGAAATAAATCGGACAGAAAATGTAAAAACTGAAATCCCA contains the following coding sequences:
- a CDS encoding superoxide dismutase, whose amino-acid sequence is MAFELPELPYAYDALEPHIDKETMNIHHTKHHNTYVTKLNGALEGHADLQEKTLDELLSNLDAIPENIRTAVRNNGGGHANHSLFWTVLSPNGGGTPKGELASEIDEAFGSFDKFKEEFANAGATRFGSGWAWLIVDNGSLKVTSTPNQDTPVMEGKTPILGLDVWEHAYYLKYQNKRPDYISAFWNLVNWDEVSRRYEAAK
- a CDS encoding MFS transporter; translated protein: MKHLKITEKIDVNKDLLLLLSIGGLYSLGIFLSNTFVNIYLWKQSGQFVAIALYNLAIYVLQPITFILAGKWAKKIDRVIVLRLGVIFLSLFFLTVLLSGEHAASYKLLLGGLLGIGYGFYWLAFNVLTFEITEPDTRDFFNGFLGLLQSFAGMIGPIVAGFLISRMTGNTGYTLVFGISFTLFFLSVITSMFLNRRPAKGSFSFRRIIKERRNNKNWRMVTNAHVLQGLREGTFMFIIAVWVFITTQSEFALGKFNFTYSAMAFVFYFLVTRFLKPRYRKGSIFAGGLMLYLALSLILIELSFETLLIYAGLIGIAIPIFFVPYLSLTYDVIGKSWKAAEMRIEYIVVRELYLNLGRVSSILLFITAVTLFPPERIIPYVLLTVGAGHFLTYFFIKQINFTSPKQEQEEEAFPFQERMQENENR